The sequence AGAAATAAAATCCGCAGGGTCCTGGGCCGGTCCCTGCATATCAGGCATCTGGACATCGGTTCCTGCAACGGCTGTGATTTTGAAATGAACCATGTCTGCAACCCTGTTTACGATATCCAACAATATGGGATTGACTTTGTAGCCTCTCCCCGGCATGCGGATTTGTTGATGGTCACTGGGCCTGTCACCCGTAATTCTACCCAGGCGCTCATGATGACCTATGAGGCAACACCTACTCCCAAACTGGTCATGGCCCTGGGGGCCTGTGCCTGCAGCGGCGATCAGATTTTCGGTGAGAGCTATGCCATTAGAGGGGCTGTTGATGCCTTTGTTCCCGTTGATATCTACGTGCCTGGCTGCCCTCCGCGGCCGCAGGCTATTATTCATGGGTTAATGCTGGCTCTGGATCGGATGTAGCTTAAGGGAAGTAGGAAGGCAGCACTCTCCACACTCAACCCACTCCTTAGCTCAAAAACGAAATGCGTTTTGATTGCCCTGTTAAGTTCCAGAAAAAAGATACCGTTTTATATGTCACCCAGAAAGCACTCATTGCTGAAGAAACCCGCCAGAAAATGCAACAACCCGATGAACAAAAAACAAACAATTTGTGATTTCATTTTAGCTCTCGTTCTCATCTATCTGATGGTGTGGTTTCTAAGTTTAGAACATTTTTTTAGCCAAGATTTTGGAGAAAAGAGGTAAAGTTCAAAATGAAGAAGATTTTTATCAGTCACTCATCAGAAGATAAAGAGATGTGTGATGCATTTGTAGATGTTTTAGAACAATTAGGTGTTCCTGAAGCTGACATACTGTATACATCTTCAGAAAGGCATGGTGTAACTGGAGATGAAGATATATTCGAATATCTAAATAAGCATATTAAACAAAGATTGAATGTATTTTATATGTTGTCCAATAATTATTTTAAAAATATCCATTGTATCAATGAAATGAGGGCAGCTTGGAGAGCACAAAATGAATATTCAATTTATATCTTACCAAATTTAAATTACGTAGTGAAAGGCTTAAACAGTAAGAAAGGTTATAATTTAACGTCTGCTATCGAATTGACCAATCTCAAAGATAGAATAACAAAAATTTATAATACCTCTATACCAGAAAATAAATGGGAAGAAGTTAAAAACAAATTTCTTGAAGTAGTGTTATGATGAATCACTAAATTTAATATAAAGTATTCGCTAAAAAAGCTAATCACTTGATGATTGGCTTTTTTAGTTATTAAGATATTACAAGTGAACAATTAAAGTGTTCCTGGGGACACAGAGGGACGGTACAACTGTCCCCTTGTGTCTGTCTGGTTATGATCCTTTATAATTAAATTAGGATGGGTTGTTTAGCCTTTTCACGTTTCCTGCAGGGGAATAAGGAGGCGGACCGTCGTTAACCCTTGTTTTTAGGACCCTTTTATCAAGAAAATCTGGTATGAAAGAAAAGGTAATTATTTTATGCTTAACGAATAATCCAGATATGTTAAATAGGGAGGCTAAGATATGAAAGGGGCAGTTATATGTTAGCGGATATAAAAAGAATTTGTAACTTAGGAACAGGTA comes from Desulfosporosinus meridiei DSM 13257 and encodes:
- the nuoB gene encoding NADH-quinone oxidoreductase subunit NuoB translates to MLKVWKKVLATGNVTEPWEKSVPPERSRGEVVVEQHAACKGCKLCVDVCPTKAIKLYEGSPVINQKACVFCGLCVESCQDGCLKQTSNYKLATLGGSLVENTGSELRNKIRRVLGRSLHIRHLDIGSCNGCDFEMNHVCNPVYDIQQYGIDFVASPRHADLLMVTGPVTRNSTQALMMTYEATPTPKLVMALGACACSGDQIFGESYAIRGAVDAFVPVDIYVPGCPPRPQAIIHGLMLALDRM
- a CDS encoding toll/interleukin-1 receptor domain-containing protein; the protein is MKKIFISHSSEDKEMCDAFVDVLEQLGVPEADILYTSSERHGVTGDEDIFEYLNKHIKQRLNVFYMLSNNYFKNIHCINEMRAAWRAQNEYSIYILPNLNYVVKGLNSKKGYNLTSAIELTNLKDRITKIYNTSIPENKWEEVKNKFLEVVL